A single region of the Thermotoga profunda AZM34c06 genome encodes:
- the map gene encoding type I methionyl aminopeptidase, which translates to MIRIKSESELERMSKACYAVGIVLKEIKDVIVEGATAHDIEDFTLKRFKELNVKPAFKGYRGYKYATCVSVNEEVLHGAPLKSKVFKKGDIVSVDLGAIYEGLYGDGAVTYYVSDIDEVGKKLMEVGREALNRAISVAKNGARIGDISYTIQSFVEANGFNVIRDYVGHGIGRQLHEEPEIPNYGKPGTGVRITSGMTLAVEVMICEGDWQVSTLDDGWTVVMVDGKRSVHYEHTILVTDTQAKVLTQF; encoded by the coding sequence TTGATCAGAATTAAATCTGAAAGTGAACTTGAGCGGATGTCTAAAGCATGTTATGCCGTTGGAATTGTGCTTAAAGAGATCAAAGATGTCATAGTCGAGGGAGCAACCGCTCATGATATCGAGGATTTTACCTTAAAAAGATTTAAAGAACTGAATGTGAAACCTGCTTTCAAAGGCTACAGAGGCTATAAATACGCAACTTGTGTCTCTGTGAATGAAGAAGTTTTGCATGGTGCACCTTTGAAAAGTAAGGTTTTCAAAAAGGGAGATATAGTTTCTGTTGACTTGGGTGCCATATATGAAGGACTCTACGGAGATGGAGCAGTGACATATTATGTATCAGATATCGATGAAGTTGGTAAAAAATTGATGGAAGTTGGACGTGAGGCTTTGAATAGAGCTATATCGGTTGCAAAAAATGGTGCAAGAATCGGTGATATTTCCTATACCATACAGAGCTTTGTCGAAGCGAATGGGTTCAATGTTATTCGAGATTATGTGGGACATGGTATAGGAAGACAGTTACATGAAGAACCCGAGATACCAAATTATGGAAAACCTGGTACTGGAGTAAGAATAACATCTGGCATGACTTTGGCAGTAGAGGTTATGATCTGCGAAGGTGATTGGCAGGTATCTACGCTCGATGATGGATGGACTGTAGTAATGGTTGATGGAAAAAGA
- a CDS encoding adenylate kinase, with product MRIVLLGAPGAGKGTLAKDLMSHFRIPHISTGDMFREAVAAGTELGRKVQGILESGSLVPDEIVNQVVEQRLSKSDCQNGFIFDGYPRTVPQAIALDEILLKMSAKLDAVIYLEISEQTVVKRLTSRRVCPKCGRIYNMISMRPKNDELCDDCGVKLIIRDDDKEEVVRKRYRLYHEMTEPLVSYYQDRNILIRVNSEIDHQDLASQVIKVLEKVIS from the coding sequence ATGAGGATAGTCTTGCTTGGAGCACCGGGTGCAGGAAAAGGAACACTTGCTAAGGATTTGATGAGTCATTTTCGAATTCCTCATATATCTACAGGAGATATGTTTAGAGAAGCTGTGGCTGCTGGCACGGAGTTAGGACGTAAAGTTCAGGGTATCTTAGAGTCTGGATCACTTGTACCAGATGAAATTGTCAACCAAGTGGTTGAACAAAGATTGAGCAAGAGTGATTGTCAGAATGGTTTTATATTCGACGGTTATCCAAGAACGGTTCCACAAGCCATTGCATTGGATGAAATCCTACTGAAGATGTCAGCAAAATTGGACGCGGTGATTTATTTGGAGATAAGTGAACAGACAGTTGTCAAAAGACTCACAAGTAGAAGAGTGTGTCCAAAATGTGGAAGAATTTACAACATGATTTCAATGCGTCCTAAGAATGATGAATTGTGTGATGATTGTGGAGTAAAACTTATAATCAGAGACGATGATAAAGAAGAAGTTGTCAGAAAACGTTATCGTTTGTATCATGAGATGACAGAACCATTGGTGAGTTACTACCAAGATAGAAATATTCTAATCCGAGTAAATTCTGAGATCGACCATCAAGACTTGGCAAGTCAGGTAATTAAAGTTTTAGAAAAGGTGATATCTTGA
- the secY gene encoding preprotein translocase subunit SecY yields the protein MWKALQNAFKIPELRDRIFFTIATLIVFRLGVYIPIPGINIQAWGEAFKRFGEGAAGGILSFYDVFTGGALENFSIFAMSVTPYINASIVLQLLSSVIPKLRDILREGEEGRKKFAQYTRNLTIVLGAFQSFIVSFSLVRQNPDIVAYGLNPLSFVIVSTISMLAGTMFLLWLGDRITERGIGNGISILIFAGIVARYPDYFARILLGRLNIFGWIFLIVVALVTVAGVIYVQQAERRITIQYATRVTGRRVYGGASTYIPVKVNQGGVIPIIFASAILMIPAAVAQMAGWDLLRRLLGPGSALYIILYGVMVFFFTYFYSVVVFDPHDVSENVRKYGGFIPGIRPGKPTEDYIQKIVNRVTFMGAIFLVAIALLPHLVQGVTKVDIVVGGTSTLIAVGVALDVLQQMEAHLIMRHYEGFIKKGRIKGR from the coding sequence GTGTGGAAAGCATTGCAAAATGCCTTCAAGATACCAGAATTGCGGGATAGGATTTTTTTCACGATTGCCACCTTGATTGTCTTTAGGCTGGGTGTTTATATTCCTATACCTGGAATAAACATCCAGGCATGGGGTGAGGCTTTCAAGAGATTCGGTGAAGGTGCGGCAGGAGGCATATTGAGTTTTTACGATGTTTTCACAGGAGGAGCTCTGGAGAATTTTTCGATTTTTGCTATGAGTGTGACTCCTTATATAAATGCTTCGATCGTTTTGCAATTACTTTCTTCTGTCATCCCGAAACTTCGCGATATTTTGCGTGAGGGTGAAGAGGGAAGAAAGAAATTTGCTCAATACACAAGAAATTTGACGATAGTGCTCGGTGCTTTCCAGTCGTTCATAGTTTCTTTTAGTTTGGTTAGACAAAATCCCGACATTGTTGCCTATGGGTTGAACCCACTTTCTTTTGTGATAGTTTCAACAATTTCCATGTTGGCTGGTACAATGTTCCTACTTTGGCTTGGTGATAGAATCACTGAACGAGGTATAGGAAATGGTATATCGATATTGATTTTTGCCGGTATTGTTGCCAGGTATCCAGATTATTTTGCCAGGATCCTCTTGGGAAGGTTGAATATTTTTGGTTGGATCTTTCTCATAGTCGTTGCTTTGGTTACCGTTGCTGGTGTGATATATGTACAACAAGCGGAAAGACGTATAACGATTCAGTATGCAACGCGAGTAACGGGGAGAAGAGTTTATGGTGGTGCCTCAACATATATACCTGTGAAAGTGAATCAAGGAGGAGTTATACCTATAATCTTTGCAAGTGCCATACTGATGATTCCCGCTGCGGTTGCTCAAATGGCTGGTTGGGATCTTCTCAGGCGTCTTTTAGGACCTGGTAGTGCTTTATATATAATTCTGTACGGTGTAATGGTTTTCTTCTTTACATATTTTTACAGCGTTGTTGTTTTTGATCCACACGACGTCTCGGAAAATGTGAGAAAATATGGTGGATTCATACCTGGTATAAGACCTGGAAAACCAACAGAAGATTACATTCAAAAAATAGTCAACAGGGTTACTTTCATGGGAGCGATTTTCTTGGTTGCTATCGCGCTCTTACCACATCTTGTGCAAGGAGTTACAAAAGTGGATATAGTTGTGGGAGGGACATCGACATTGATCGCTGTTGGTGTTGCTCTTGATGTTTTACAACAAATGGAAGCGCATTTGATTATGAGACATTATGAAGGTTTTATCAAAAAAGGAAGGATAAAGGGAAGATGA
- the rplO gene encoding 50S ribosomal protein L15, whose product MLELHDLKPTPGSVKERKRIGRGIGSGLGKTGGRGHKGQKSRGSGKVHLWLEGGQTPLHRRLPKVGFKSFTHKDYAVVNIRSLEEKFEANEEVTPETLIKKGLVKDLRDGIKILGSGELTKPLIVRAHAFSKTAKKSIEMVGGKTEVI is encoded by the coding sequence ATGTTAGAGCTACATGATCTAAAACCTACCCCAGGTTCGGTCAAAGAACGAAAGAGAATTGGGCGTGGAATTGGTTCTGGTCTTGGTAAAACAGGTGGAAGAGGTCACAAAGGTCAGAAGTCACGTGGTTCTGGAAAGGTTCATTTGTGGTTAGAAGGTGGACAAACTCCATTACACAGAAGGTTGCCAAAAGTTGGTTTCAAAAGTTTCACACACAAAGATTATGCTGTAGTTAATATAAGGTCTCTTGAAGAGAAATTCGAAGCGAATGAAGAGGTTACACCTGAGACTCTTATCAAAAAAGGTTTGGTAAAAGACCTCAGAGATGGTATTAAGATACTCGGCAGTGGTGAACTGACGAAACCCTTGATAGTCAGAGCGCACGCATTTAGTAAAACCGCCAAGAAGTCAATAGAGATGGTTGGTGGTAAGACAGAGGTGATATAG
- the rpmD gene encoding 50S ribosomal protein L30 has protein sequence MSKIVIELVRSPVGYKYDQKQTVKALGLKKLHDRVVKQDNPQIRGMINKIRHLVKVEELRKEEE, from the coding sequence ATGTCAAAGATCGTGATTGAGTTAGTCAGAAGTCCTGTTGGATACAAATATGATCAGAAGCAAACCGTAAAGGCTCTTGGTTTGAAAAAATTACATGATAGAGTTGTCAAACAAGACAATCCTCAGATCAGAGGCATGATCAATAAGATTAGACATCTTGTAAAGGTTGAAGAGCTCCGAAAAGAGGAGGAATGA
- the rpsE gene encoding 30S ribosomal protein S5 — MDEILEEELIKKESEEFEERIVEIKRTAKVTKGGKTLSFRVLAVVGNRKGKVGVGLGKAREVPDAIRKAISAARSAIIDVPLYKNTIPHEVVGKQDASKVLLKPAAPGTGIIAGSTVRAVVELAGIQNILTKSLGSSTAVNLALATLNGLKTLVSPDKAAKLRDITISQVLHGTRKEV, encoded by the coding sequence ATGGATGAAATACTCGAAGAAGAATTGATAAAGAAAGAATCAGAAGAGTTTGAAGAACGTATTGTTGAAATAAAACGTACAGCAAAAGTGACAAAAGGTGGAAAAACTTTGAGTTTCAGAGTCCTTGCCGTTGTTGGAAATAGGAAAGGCAAAGTCGGTGTAGGTTTGGGTAAGGCAAGAGAGGTACCTGACGCCATAAGAAAGGCGATAAGTGCTGCTCGATCGGCTATTATAGACGTTCCTTTGTATAAAAACACCATACCTCATGAAGTTGTTGGAAAACAGGATGCTTCTAAGGTACTTCTTAAACCTGCTGCTCCTGGAACTGGAATTATTGCGGGTAGCACTGTTAGAGCTGTCGTTGAACTTGCTGGTATACAAAATATCTTAACGAAATCGCTTGGTTCATCTACGGCGGTCAATTTAGCCCTTGCCACTTTGAATGGCCTTAAGACTCTGGTTTCACCAGATAAAGCTGCTAAGCTTCGAGATATAACGATAAGTCAAGTTCTTCACGGAACGAGGAAGGAGGTCTGA
- the rplR gene encoding 50S ribosomal protein L18 yields MIKKQDRRLQRIRRHLRIRKKVFGTAERPRLSVFRSEKHIYVQLIDDMKGHTILSASTLDPELRQKITKTYNKEAAREVGKLIAQRALAKGIDQVVFDRGGFKYHGRIKELADAAREVGLKF; encoded by the coding sequence GTGATTAAGAAACAGGATAGAAGACTACAGAGAATCAGGAGGCATTTGAGAATAAGAAAAAAGGTTTTCGGTACTGCTGAAAGGCCAAGATTGTCAGTTTTTAGAAGTGAAAAGCATATTTACGTGCAATTGATTGACGATATGAAAGGCCATACAATTCTCTCAGCATCTACACTTGATCCAGAATTGAGGCAAAAAATAACTAAAACATATAACAAAGAGGCAGCAAGAGAAGTTGGGAAATTGATTGCCCAACGAGCGTTGGCAAAGGGTATAGATCAAGTGGTCTTCGACCGTGGAGGTTTCAAGTACCACGGGAGAATTAAGGAACTCGCCGATGCTGCAAGAGAAGTCGGACTGAAGTTCTAA
- the rplF gene encoding 50S ribosomal protein L6: protein MSKLGKKPILIPKGVQVQIENNTITVKGPKGTLSRSFPEFVKINLEDNKIHVEQNETTIVRKSQRKILKTYQGTYWSLIRNMVQGVTSGFEKQLEILGVGYRAQMQGNKLSLQVGYTHPVVLEPPVNVTVETPAPNIIVVKGIDKQAVGQFAAQIRSWREVNVYSGKGIKYKDELIRHKEGKKK from the coding sequence GTGTCAAAGCTGGGAAAGAAACCAATATTAATACCCAAAGGTGTGCAAGTTCAGATAGAAAATAATACTATAACTGTTAAAGGTCCTAAAGGTACCTTGTCACGGAGTTTTCCAGAATTTGTGAAAATAAACCTCGAGGATAACAAAATACATGTGGAACAAAATGAGACGACTATTGTTCGTAAATCTCAAAGAAAGATCCTTAAGACTTATCAAGGGACTTACTGGTCGTTGATACGAAATATGGTTCAAGGAGTGACAAGTGGTTTTGAAAAACAACTTGAGATACTTGGAGTAGGGTACAGAGCGCAAATGCAAGGAAACAAGTTATCGCTTCAGGTTGGGTATACCCATCCTGTAGTTCTTGAGCCACCTGTGAATGTGACGGTTGAGACCCCTGCACCGAATATCATAGTTGTAAAAGGTATTGACAAGCAGGCGGTTGGACAGTTTGCTGCGCAAATAAGATCATGGCGAGAAGTTAACGTTTACAGTGGCAAAGGAATCAAATATAAGGACGAATTGATAAGGCATAAAGAAGGTAAGAAAAAATAA
- the rpsH gene encoding 30S ribosomal protein S8, which translates to MWSDPIADMLTRIRNANVVFKEYVDVPASNMKKAICEILKREGFIQDYKYIEDGKQGILRIHMKYKGQRRNKERVIKGIVRVSKPGRRLYVAKDEIPKVKNGIGVAILTTSKGVISDKEARNLGVGGEIIAYIW; encoded by the coding sequence ATGTGGAGTGACCCGATAGCTGATATGCTCACGAGAATAAGGAATGCAAATGTTGTCTTCAAAGAATATGTGGATGTTCCTGCTTCTAATATGAAGAAGGCAATATGTGAGATTTTGAAAAGAGAAGGATTTATTCAAGACTACAAATACATAGAAGATGGAAAACAAGGAATTCTCAGAATACACATGAAATACAAAGGGCAAAGAAGAAACAAAGAAAGAGTCATCAAGGGAATTGTCAGAGTTTCAAAACCTGGTAGACGTTTATATGTGGCAAAAGATGAAATTCCAAAAGTGAAGAATGGCATTGGAGTAGCTATTCTCACGACTTCAAAAGGTGTTATTAGCGATAAAGAAGCACGAAACCTTGGAGTCGGAGGAGAGATTATCGCCTACATTTGGTAA
- a CDS encoding type Z 30S ribosomal protein S14 produces MPRKGIIERWKRPKKFKVREYTRCSMCGRPKAVYREFGLCRVCFRKMVLEGKLPGVKKASW; encoded by the coding sequence CGAAAGGGAATCATAGAGAGGTGGAAAAGACCAAAAAAATTCAAAGTTCGTGAATACACAAGATGCTCAATGTGTGGGAGACCCAAGGCAGTTTATCGTGAATTTGGTCTATGCAGAGTTTGCTTTAGAAAGATGGTTCTCGAGGGCAAACTCCCTGGTGTAAAAAAAGCAAGCTGGTAA